A genomic window from Etheostoma spectabile isolate EspeVRDwgs_2016 chromosome 13, UIUC_Espe_1.0, whole genome shotgun sequence includes:
- the emsy gene encoding BRCA2-interacting transcriptional repressor EMSY isoform X2 → MPMIQLEKPVLTGTMPVVWPTILDLGRDECKRILRKLELEAYAGVISALRAQGDLTKDKKDLLGELTKILGISTERHRAEVRRAVNDERLTTIAYHMSGPNSSSEWSIEGRRLVPLMPRLVPQTAFTVTANAVASATANQNASLLLPAETGNKEVVVCYSYTSTTGTSTSATATSGTIGATVKSPRPPSPSSNVVVLPSGSTVYVKSVSCSDEDEKPRKRRRTNSSSSSPVMLKEVSKVSPPISKNITVPVSGSPKMSNIMQSIANSLPPHLSPVKITFTKPTIQTTNTTTQKVIIVTTSPSSNFVPNILSKSHAHNNAALSKLISTSMLTASTQKQTVVFPASVSPSSNTVAVTTMVSSTPSVVMSTTCASSAGVKVASARLPSPKTLVGSPAQILAQFPKQQSPKQLQQSSSMGVCSVSQTQTTSTSPGSKPTIQIKQESGVKIITQQVQPSKILPKPSSVALSSSSSSPIMVVSSNGAIMTTKLVTQATATQATYTRPTVSPSIGARISASSGGTTYVKTTSGSIITVVPKSLATLGGKIISSNIVSGTTTKITTIPMTSKPNVIVVQKTTGKGATIQGLPGKNVVTTLLNAGVSPKLENFISYIKGEKGLQAVQGTKPAIITASRPITKMIVTQPKGMSSGSQSTATKIIPTKIVYGQQGKTQVLIKPKPVFQTAVVSEHTRQLVTEALQQVTRSAEIGQVQTSGQDGSTKDDAGSLAAESSHGSSAQESQTVVHVVSSREQDWTEQEVSVESSPTIIYQEVSGGESQSATSTIKALLELQQTTVKEKGEPKPRQHTIDLSQMAVPIQLAQEKKPSPESPRPSTSEAEPSTEYVTEGKVSSRVVVPSEDDNVVMSSSQQLGKPHKISSQATVVTKPAATVFSAASHVSHMPSDSHGKTETVLEVGELEGDTLDPQTGLFYRSSQPTTDPIKQTTHSAAAQPPPSSQTEAEQSRHSSTYTQPPMPPPQLHSKPQISQPSSSSTIFPSILPQTKKLPKLQEQSQPKPQALTQSPKDRPVTAPAQAGAKITASATPTKPLLTPQLPKLQQAPTSHHRPLHTPMSHPPPLQAHHPVSTEKTASSQQPIITQSATVTKITFGSSHHSSPVFSSGEATAKLIPESSSRPSGDKPSVSDILKISMMEAEIDPSTEPMVVDSSSDCGPLGKAMEVQAVSGTLDSGQFISSSGASMHHPLTKPQQFSCMQGLTAQRSKEDLEIIEVIPQYSILPDSSQSNVVVEPSGFLEITNYTSQQLEEDSPMEQEVDSSNDEATAASPPNQP, encoded by the exons TATGTCAGGTCCTAACAGCTCGTCCGAATGGTCCATTGAAGGACGGCGGCTTGTTCCCTTGATGCCGAGGCTGGTCCCTCAGACGGCATTTACTGTGACCGCTAATGCTGTGGCCAGTgctacagccaatcagaatgcCTCCCTTCTGTTGCCAGCTGAAACGGGAAACAAAGAAG TGGTTGTATGTTACTCCTACACAAGCACCACCGGCACCTCAACCAGCGCTACAGCGACCAGCGGCACCATAGGAGCAACTGTAAAATCCCCACGACCACCCAGTCCTTCATCCAACGTTGTGGTGTTGCCCAGCGGGAGCACTGTTTATGTAAAAA GTGTGAGCTGTTCCGACGAGGATGAGAAGCCTCGCAAGCGAAGGCGGACAAACTCGTCCAGCTCGTCGCCGGTGATGCTGAAGGAGGTTTCCAAGGTGTCTCCGCCGATATCCAAGAACATCACGGTACCGGTGAGCGGCAGCCCCAAGATGAGCAACATCATGCAGAGCATCGCCAACTCGCTGCCGCCCCACCTGTCCCCCGTCAAGATCACCTTCACTAAGCCCACCATCCAGACCACCAATACCACCACGCAGAAG GTGATAATCGTGACAACGTCTCCCAGCTCCAACTTTGTGCCCAACATCCTGTCCAAGTCTCACGCTCACAACAACGCCGCTCTGTCCAAGCTGATCTCCACCTCCATGCTGACCGCTTCCACCCAGAAACAGACGGTGGTCTTCCCAGCCAGCGTCAGCCCTTCCTCCAACACGGTCGCAGTGACCACAATGGTCTCTTCTACTCCTTCAGTGGTCATGTCAACAACAT GTGCCTCTTCAGCCGGGGTGAAGGTGGCTTCCGCCAGACTTCCTTCACCTAAGACCCTGGTGGGGTCGCCGGCCCAGATCCTGGCCCAGTTCCCCAAACAGCAGTCACCCAAACAGCTGCAGCAGAGCTCATCTATGGGAGTTTGTAGTGTCAGCCAGACCCAGACCACCAGCACGTCACCGGGCTCCAAGCCCACCATTCAGATCAAACAAGAGTCGG GGGTCAAGATAATCACTCAGCAGGTTCAGCCCAGCAAAATCCTACCCAAGCCGTCATCAGTGGCTTTGTCCAGCAGCAGCTCGTCCCCCATCATGGTTGTCAGTAGCAACGGAGCCATCATGACCACCAAACTGGTTACTCAGGCCACAG CCACCCAGGCCACCTATACGAGACCGACTGTTAGCCCCAGCATCGGCGCCAGAATATCGGCATCCAGCGGGGGGACCACCTACGTCAAGACCACCAGCGGCAGCATCATCACAGTGGTGCCCAAGTCTCTGGCCACTCTGGGCGGGAAGATCATCAGCAGTAACATTGTCTCTG GCACAACAACTAAGATCACTACCATCCCAATGACCTCCAAGCCAAATGTCATCGTGGTTCAGAAAACCACTGGAAAAGGAGCAACCATCCAAGGACTACCTGGCAAAAATGTGGTCACCACGCTTTTAAACGCTGGG GTGTCGCCAAAGTTAGAAAACTTCATATCCTACATAAAG GGTGAGAAGGGCCTGCAGGCTGTTCAGGGGACCAAACCAGCAATCATTACTGCCTCGAGACCCATTACCAAGATGATTGTCACCCAGCCCAAAGGCATGAGCTCTGGATCCCAGTCCACCGCCACCAAGATCATCCCAACCAAGATCGTCTACGGCCAGCAGGGCAAGACACAG GTTCTCATTAAGCCTAAGCCAGTCTTCCAGACGGCGGTTGTGAGCGAACACACCAGACAGCTGGTCACTGAGGCTCTGCAGCAGGTGACCCGCTCAGCAGAAATTGGGCAGGTTCAGACATCAGGCCAGGACGGGTCCACAAAGGACGATGCCGGCAGCTTGGCCGCCGAGTCTTCCCATGGCAGCAGCGCTCAAG AGTCTCAGACTGTAGTGCACGTGGTGTCCTCCAGAGAGCAGGATTGGACAGAACAGGAAGTATCTGTGGAGTCCAGCCCCACTATTATCTACCAGGAGGTGTCTGGTGGGGAATCCCAGTCCGCCACTTCCACCATCAAAGCCCTGCTGGAGCTTCAGCAGACAACAG TGAAGGAGAAGGGAGAGCCCAAACCCAGGCAGCACACTATTGACCTGAGCCAGATGGCCGTGCCCATTCAGCTGGCCCAGGAAAAGAAGCCCAGCCCGGAGTCCCCCAGGCCTTCCACCTCAGAGGCTGAGCCCAGTACTGAGTATGTCACAGAAG GTAAAGTCAGCAGCAGAGTGGTAGTGCCTTCAGAGGATGATAACGTGGTCATGTCCTCCAGCCAGCAGCTGGGGAAGCCTCACAAAATCAGTAGCCAGGCCACCGTGGTAACCAAACCAGCTGCTACCGTATTCTCTGCAGCTTCCCACGTCAGCCACATG CCCTCTGACAGCCATGGTAAAACGGAAACCGTGTTAGAGGTAGGTGAGCTGGAAGGTGACACCTTGGACCCCCAAACAGGGTTGTTTTACCGTTCCAGCCAACCAACTACAGATCCCATAAAGCAAACCACCCACTCCGCAGCCGCTCAGCCACCTCCCTCAAGCCAGACAGAGGCCGAGCAGAGCCGCCACAGCTCCACCTACACTCAGCCGCCAATGCCTCCGCCACAACTGCATAGCAAACCTCAAATCAGCcagccttcctcttcctccactaTCTTCCCCTCTATTCTTCCTCAGACTAAGAAACTCCCAAAACTACAAGAGCAGAGTCAGCCCAAACCCCAAGCCTTAACCCAGAGCCCCAAAGACAGACCCGTGACTGCACCAGCCCAAGCTGGGGCAAAGATCACAGCCTCGGCCACACCAACCAAGCCCCTGTTGACACCGCAACTTCCGAAGCTCCAGCAAGCACCCACATCCCACCACAGACCCCTGCACACACCCATGTCCCACCCTCCTCCACTGCAGGCGCACCACCCTGTCAGCACTGAAAAGACTGCCTCCAGCCAG CAGCCAATCATCACACAGAGCGCCACCGTCACCAAAATCACCTTTGGCAGCTCCCACCATTCATCGCCAGTCTTTAGCAGCGGTGAGGCAACTGCCAAACTGATTCCCGAGTCCAGCTCCAGGCCCTCAGGAGACAAGCCCTCGGTGTCAGACATCCTGAAGATTTCCATGATGGAGGCAGAGATCGATCCAAGCACAGAGCCCATGGTGGTGGATTCCTCCAGTGATTGTGGCCCTCTGGGAAAAGCCATGGAGGTCCAAGCCGTGTCAGGCACACTGGACTCTGGCCAGTTCATCAGCAGCTCTGGGGCTTCCATGCATCACCCCCTCACAAAACCCCAGCAGTTCAGCTGCATGCAAGGTCTCACAGCACAGAGGAGCAAAGAAGACCTGGAGATCATTGAG GTGATTCCTCAGTACTCCATCCTGCCAGACTCCAGCCAATCCAACGTGGTGGTGGAGCCCAGCGGCTTCCTGGAGATCACCAATTACACTAGCCAGCAGCTGGAGGAGGATAGCCCCATGGAGCAGGAGGTGGACAGCAGCAACGACGAGGCCACAGCAGCCAGTCCCCCTAACCAACCATAG
- the emsy gene encoding BRCA2-interacting transcriptional repressor EMSY isoform X5, protein MPMIQLEKPVLTGTMPVVWPTILDLGRDECKRILRKLELEAYAGVISALRAQGDLTKDKKDLLGELTKILGISTERHRAEVRRAVNDERLTTIAYHMSGPNSSSEWSIEGRRLVPLMPRLVPQTAFTVTANAVASATANQNASLLLPAETGNKEVVVCYSYTSTTGTSTSATATSGTIGATVKSPRPPSPSSNVVVLPSGSTVYVKSVSCSDEDEKPRKRRRTNSSSSSPVMLKEVSKVSPPISKNITVPVSGSPKMSNIMQSIANSLPPHLSPVKITFTKPTIQTTNTTTQKVIIVTTSPSSNFVPNILSKSHAHNNAALSKLISTSMLTASTQKQTVVFPASVSPSSNTVAVTTMVSSTPSVVMSTTCASSAGVKVASARLPSPKTLVGSPAQILAQFPKQQSPKQLQQSSSMGVCSVSQTQTTSTSPGSKPTIQIKQESGVKIITQQVQPSKILPKPSSVALSSSSSSPIMVVSSNGAIMTTKLVTQATATQATYTRPTVSPSIGARISASSGGTTYVKTTSGSIITVVPKSLATLGGKIISSNIVSGTTTKITTIPMTSKPNVIVVQKTTGKGATIQGLPGKNVVTTLLNAGGEKGLQAVQGTKPAIITASRPITKMIVTQPKGMSSGSQSTATKIIPTKIVYGQQGKTQVLIKPKPVFQTAVVSEHTRQLVTEALQQVTRSAEIGQVQTSGQDGSTKDDAGSLAAESSHGSSAQESQTVVHVVSSREQDWTEQEVSVESSPTIIYQEVSGGESQSATSTIKALLELQQTTAVKEKGEPKPRQHTIDLSQMAVPIQLAQEKKPSPESPRPSTSEAEPSTEYVTEGKVSSRVVVPSEDDNVVMSSSQQLGKPHKISSQATVVTKPAATVFSAASHVSHMPSDSHGKTETVLEVGELEGDTLDPQTGLFYRSSQPTTDPIKQTTHSAAAQPPPSSQTEAEQSRHSSTYTQPPMPPPQLHSKPQISQPSSSSTIFPSILPQTKKLPKLQEQSQPKPQALTQSPKDRPVTAPAQAGAKITASATPTKPLLTPQLPKLQQAPTSHHRPLHTPMSHPPPLQAHHPVSTEKTASSQQPIITQSATVTKITFGSSHHSSPVFSSGEATAKLIPESSSRPSGDKPSVSDILKISMMEAEIDPSTEPMVVDSSSDCGPLGKAMEVQAVSGTLDSGQFISSSGASMHHPLTKPQQFSCMQGLTAQRSKEDLEIIEVIPQYSILPDSSQSNVVVEPSGFLEITNYTSQQLEEDSPMEQEVDSSNDEATAASPPNQP, encoded by the exons TATGTCAGGTCCTAACAGCTCGTCCGAATGGTCCATTGAAGGACGGCGGCTTGTTCCCTTGATGCCGAGGCTGGTCCCTCAGACGGCATTTACTGTGACCGCTAATGCTGTGGCCAGTgctacagccaatcagaatgcCTCCCTTCTGTTGCCAGCTGAAACGGGAAACAAAGAAG TGGTTGTATGTTACTCCTACACAAGCACCACCGGCACCTCAACCAGCGCTACAGCGACCAGCGGCACCATAGGAGCAACTGTAAAATCCCCACGACCACCCAGTCCTTCATCCAACGTTGTGGTGTTGCCCAGCGGGAGCACTGTTTATGTAAAAA GTGTGAGCTGTTCCGACGAGGATGAGAAGCCTCGCAAGCGAAGGCGGACAAACTCGTCCAGCTCGTCGCCGGTGATGCTGAAGGAGGTTTCCAAGGTGTCTCCGCCGATATCCAAGAACATCACGGTACCGGTGAGCGGCAGCCCCAAGATGAGCAACATCATGCAGAGCATCGCCAACTCGCTGCCGCCCCACCTGTCCCCCGTCAAGATCACCTTCACTAAGCCCACCATCCAGACCACCAATACCACCACGCAGAAG GTGATAATCGTGACAACGTCTCCCAGCTCCAACTTTGTGCCCAACATCCTGTCCAAGTCTCACGCTCACAACAACGCCGCTCTGTCCAAGCTGATCTCCACCTCCATGCTGACCGCTTCCACCCAGAAACAGACGGTGGTCTTCCCAGCCAGCGTCAGCCCTTCCTCCAACACGGTCGCAGTGACCACAATGGTCTCTTCTACTCCTTCAGTGGTCATGTCAACAACAT GTGCCTCTTCAGCCGGGGTGAAGGTGGCTTCCGCCAGACTTCCTTCACCTAAGACCCTGGTGGGGTCGCCGGCCCAGATCCTGGCCCAGTTCCCCAAACAGCAGTCACCCAAACAGCTGCAGCAGAGCTCATCTATGGGAGTTTGTAGTGTCAGCCAGACCCAGACCACCAGCACGTCACCGGGCTCCAAGCCCACCATTCAGATCAAACAAGAGTCGG GGGTCAAGATAATCACTCAGCAGGTTCAGCCCAGCAAAATCCTACCCAAGCCGTCATCAGTGGCTTTGTCCAGCAGCAGCTCGTCCCCCATCATGGTTGTCAGTAGCAACGGAGCCATCATGACCACCAAACTGGTTACTCAGGCCACAG CCACCCAGGCCACCTATACGAGACCGACTGTTAGCCCCAGCATCGGCGCCAGAATATCGGCATCCAGCGGGGGGACCACCTACGTCAAGACCACCAGCGGCAGCATCATCACAGTGGTGCCCAAGTCTCTGGCCACTCTGGGCGGGAAGATCATCAGCAGTAACATTGTCTCTG GCACAACAACTAAGATCACTACCATCCCAATGACCTCCAAGCCAAATGTCATCGTGGTTCAGAAAACCACTGGAAAAGGAGCAACCATCCAAGGACTACCTGGCAAAAATGTGGTCACCACGCTTTTAAACGCTGGG GGTGAGAAGGGCCTGCAGGCTGTTCAGGGGACCAAACCAGCAATCATTACTGCCTCGAGACCCATTACCAAGATGATTGTCACCCAGCCCAAAGGCATGAGCTCTGGATCCCAGTCCACCGCCACCAAGATCATCCCAACCAAGATCGTCTACGGCCAGCAGGGCAAGACACAG GTTCTCATTAAGCCTAAGCCAGTCTTCCAGACGGCGGTTGTGAGCGAACACACCAGACAGCTGGTCACTGAGGCTCTGCAGCAGGTGACCCGCTCAGCAGAAATTGGGCAGGTTCAGACATCAGGCCAGGACGGGTCCACAAAGGACGATGCCGGCAGCTTGGCCGCCGAGTCTTCCCATGGCAGCAGCGCTCAAG AGTCTCAGACTGTAGTGCACGTGGTGTCCTCCAGAGAGCAGGATTGGACAGAACAGGAAGTATCTGTGGAGTCCAGCCCCACTATTATCTACCAGGAGGTGTCTGGTGGGGAATCCCAGTCCGCCACTTCCACCATCAAAGCCCTGCTGGAGCTTCAGCAGACAACAG CAGTGAAGGAGAAGGGAGAGCCCAAACCCAGGCAGCACACTATTGACCTGAGCCAGATGGCCGTGCCCATTCAGCTGGCCCAGGAAAAGAAGCCCAGCCCGGAGTCCCCCAGGCCTTCCACCTCAGAGGCTGAGCCCAGTACTGAGTATGTCACAGAAG GTAAAGTCAGCAGCAGAGTGGTAGTGCCTTCAGAGGATGATAACGTGGTCATGTCCTCCAGCCAGCAGCTGGGGAAGCCTCACAAAATCAGTAGCCAGGCCACCGTGGTAACCAAACCAGCTGCTACCGTATTCTCTGCAGCTTCCCACGTCAGCCACATG CCCTCTGACAGCCATGGTAAAACGGAAACCGTGTTAGAGGTAGGTGAGCTGGAAGGTGACACCTTGGACCCCCAAACAGGGTTGTTTTACCGTTCCAGCCAACCAACTACAGATCCCATAAAGCAAACCACCCACTCCGCAGCCGCTCAGCCACCTCCCTCAAGCCAGACAGAGGCCGAGCAGAGCCGCCACAGCTCCACCTACACTCAGCCGCCAATGCCTCCGCCACAACTGCATAGCAAACCTCAAATCAGCcagccttcctcttcctccactaTCTTCCCCTCTATTCTTCCTCAGACTAAGAAACTCCCAAAACTACAAGAGCAGAGTCAGCCCAAACCCCAAGCCTTAACCCAGAGCCCCAAAGACAGACCCGTGACTGCACCAGCCCAAGCTGGGGCAAAGATCACAGCCTCGGCCACACCAACCAAGCCCCTGTTGACACCGCAACTTCCGAAGCTCCAGCAAGCACCCACATCCCACCACAGACCCCTGCACACACCCATGTCCCACCCTCCTCCACTGCAGGCGCACCACCCTGTCAGCACTGAAAAGACTGCCTCCAGCCAG CAGCCAATCATCACACAGAGCGCCACCGTCACCAAAATCACCTTTGGCAGCTCCCACCATTCATCGCCAGTCTTTAGCAGCGGTGAGGCAACTGCCAAACTGATTCCCGAGTCCAGCTCCAGGCCCTCAGGAGACAAGCCCTCGGTGTCAGACATCCTGAAGATTTCCATGATGGAGGCAGAGATCGATCCAAGCACAGAGCCCATGGTGGTGGATTCCTCCAGTGATTGTGGCCCTCTGGGAAAAGCCATGGAGGTCCAAGCCGTGTCAGGCACACTGGACTCTGGCCAGTTCATCAGCAGCTCTGGGGCTTCCATGCATCACCCCCTCACAAAACCCCAGCAGTTCAGCTGCATGCAAGGTCTCACAGCACAGAGGAGCAAAGAAGACCTGGAGATCATTGAG GTGATTCCTCAGTACTCCATCCTGCCAGACTCCAGCCAATCCAACGTGGTGGTGGAGCCCAGCGGCTTCCTGGAGATCACCAATTACACTAGCCAGCAGCTGGAGGAGGATAGCCCCATGGAGCAGGAGGTGGACAGCAGCAACGACGAGGCCACAGCAGCCAGTCCCCCTAACCAACCATAG
- the emsy gene encoding BRCA2-interacting transcriptional repressor EMSY isoform X3 produces MPMIQLEKPVLTGTMPVVWPTILDLGRDECKRILRKLELEAYAGVISALRAQGDLTKDKKDLLGELTKILGISTERHRAEVRRAVNDERLTTIAYHMSGPNSSSEWSIEGRRLVPLMPRLVPQTAFTVTANAVASATANQNASLLLPAETGNKEVVVCYSYTSTTGTSTSATATSGTIGATVKSPRPPSPSSNVVVLPSGSTVYVKSVSCSDEDEKPRKRRRTNSSSSSPVMLKEVSKVSPPISKNITVPVSGSPKMSNIMQSIANSLPPHLSPVKITFTKPTIQTTNTTTQKVIIVTTSPSSNFVPNILSKSHAHNNAALSKLISTSMLTASTQKQTVVFPASVSPSSNTVAVTTMVSSTPSVVMSTTCASSAGVKVASARLPSPKTLVGSPAQILAQFPKQQSPKQLQQSSSMGVCSVSQTQTTSTSPGSKPTIQIKQESGVKIITQQVQPSKILPKPSSVALSSSSSSPIMVVSSNGAIMTTKLVTQATATQATYTRPTVSPSIGARISASSGGTTYVKTTSGSIITVVPKSLATLGGKIISSNIVSGTTTKITTIPMTSKPNVIVVQKTTGKGATIQGLPGKNVVTTLLNAGVSPKLENFISYIKGEKGLQAVQGTKPAIITASRPITKMIVTQPKGMSSGSQSTATKIIPTKIVYGQQGKTQVLIKPKPVFQTAVVSEHTRQLVTEALQQVTRSAEIGQVQTSGQDGSTKDDAGSLAAESSHGSSAQESQTVVHVVSSREQDWTEQEVSVESSPTIIYQEVSGGESQSATSTIKALLELQQTTAVKEKGEPKPRQHTIDLSQMAVPIQLAQEKKPSPESPRPSTSEAEPSTEYVTEGKVSSRVVVPSEDDNVVMSSSQQLGKPHKISSQATVVTKPAATVFSAASHVSHMPSDSHGKTETVLEVGELEGDTLDPQTGLFYRSSQPTTDPIKQTTHSAAAQPPPSSQTEAEQSRHSSTYTQPPMPPPQLHSKPQISQPSSSSTIFPSILPQTKKLPKLQEQSQPKPQALTQSPKDRPVTAPAQAGAKITASATPTKPLLTPQLPKLQQAPTSHHRPLHTPMSHPPPLQAHHPVSTEKTASSQPIITQSATVTKITFGSSHHSSPVFSSGEATAKLIPESSSRPSGDKPSVSDILKISMMEAEIDPSTEPMVVDSSSDCGPLGKAMEVQAVSGTLDSGQFISSSGASMHHPLTKPQQFSCMQGLTAQRSKEDLEIIEVIPQYSILPDSSQSNVVVEPSGFLEITNYTSQQLEEDSPMEQEVDSSNDEATAASPPNQP; encoded by the exons TATGTCAGGTCCTAACAGCTCGTCCGAATGGTCCATTGAAGGACGGCGGCTTGTTCCCTTGATGCCGAGGCTGGTCCCTCAGACGGCATTTACTGTGACCGCTAATGCTGTGGCCAGTgctacagccaatcagaatgcCTCCCTTCTGTTGCCAGCTGAAACGGGAAACAAAGAAG TGGTTGTATGTTACTCCTACACAAGCACCACCGGCACCTCAACCAGCGCTACAGCGACCAGCGGCACCATAGGAGCAACTGTAAAATCCCCACGACCACCCAGTCCTTCATCCAACGTTGTGGTGTTGCCCAGCGGGAGCACTGTTTATGTAAAAA GTGTGAGCTGTTCCGACGAGGATGAGAAGCCTCGCAAGCGAAGGCGGACAAACTCGTCCAGCTCGTCGCCGGTGATGCTGAAGGAGGTTTCCAAGGTGTCTCCGCCGATATCCAAGAACATCACGGTACCGGTGAGCGGCAGCCCCAAGATGAGCAACATCATGCAGAGCATCGCCAACTCGCTGCCGCCCCACCTGTCCCCCGTCAAGATCACCTTCACTAAGCCCACCATCCAGACCACCAATACCACCACGCAGAAG GTGATAATCGTGACAACGTCTCCCAGCTCCAACTTTGTGCCCAACATCCTGTCCAAGTCTCACGCTCACAACAACGCCGCTCTGTCCAAGCTGATCTCCACCTCCATGCTGACCGCTTCCACCCAGAAACAGACGGTGGTCTTCCCAGCCAGCGTCAGCCCTTCCTCCAACACGGTCGCAGTGACCACAATGGTCTCTTCTACTCCTTCAGTGGTCATGTCAACAACAT GTGCCTCTTCAGCCGGGGTGAAGGTGGCTTCCGCCAGACTTCCTTCACCTAAGACCCTGGTGGGGTCGCCGGCCCAGATCCTGGCCCAGTTCCCCAAACAGCAGTCACCCAAACAGCTGCAGCAGAGCTCATCTATGGGAGTTTGTAGTGTCAGCCAGACCCAGACCACCAGCACGTCACCGGGCTCCAAGCCCACCATTCAGATCAAACAAGAGTCGG GGGTCAAGATAATCACTCAGCAGGTTCAGCCCAGCAAAATCCTACCCAAGCCGTCATCAGTGGCTTTGTCCAGCAGCAGCTCGTCCCCCATCATGGTTGTCAGTAGCAACGGAGCCATCATGACCACCAAACTGGTTACTCAGGCCACAG CCACCCAGGCCACCTATACGAGACCGACTGTTAGCCCCAGCATCGGCGCCAGAATATCGGCATCCAGCGGGGGGACCACCTACGTCAAGACCACCAGCGGCAGCATCATCACAGTGGTGCCCAAGTCTCTGGCCACTCTGGGCGGGAAGATCATCAGCAGTAACATTGTCTCTG GCACAACAACTAAGATCACTACCATCCCAATGACCTCCAAGCCAAATGTCATCGTGGTTCAGAAAACCACTGGAAAAGGAGCAACCATCCAAGGACTACCTGGCAAAAATGTGGTCACCACGCTTTTAAACGCTGGG GTGTCGCCAAAGTTAGAAAACTTCATATCCTACATAAAG GGTGAGAAGGGCCTGCAGGCTGTTCAGGGGACCAAACCAGCAATCATTACTGCCTCGAGACCCATTACCAAGATGATTGTCACCCAGCCCAAAGGCATGAGCTCTGGATCCCAGTCCACCGCCACCAAGATCATCCCAACCAAGATCGTCTACGGCCAGCAGGGCAAGACACAG GTTCTCATTAAGCCTAAGCCAGTCTTCCAGACGGCGGTTGTGAGCGAACACACCAGACAGCTGGTCACTGAGGCTCTGCAGCAGGTGACCCGCTCAGCAGAAATTGGGCAGGTTCAGACATCAGGCCAGGACGGGTCCACAAAGGACGATGCCGGCAGCTTGGCCGCCGAGTCTTCCCATGGCAGCAGCGCTCAAG AGTCTCAGACTGTAGTGCACGTGGTGTCCTCCAGAGAGCAGGATTGGACAGAACAGGAAGTATCTGTGGAGTCCAGCCCCACTATTATCTACCAGGAGGTGTCTGGTGGGGAATCCCAGTCCGCCACTTCCACCATCAAAGCCCTGCTGGAGCTTCAGCAGACAACAG CAGTGAAGGAGAAGGGAGAGCCCAAACCCAGGCAGCACACTATTGACCTGAGCCAGATGGCCGTGCCCATTCAGCTGGCCCAGGAAAAGAAGCCCAGCCCGGAGTCCCCCAGGCCTTCCACCTCAGAGGCTGAGCCCAGTACTGAGTATGTCACAGAAG GTAAAGTCAGCAGCAGAGTGGTAGTGCCTTCAGAGGATGATAACGTGGTCATGTCCTCCAGCCAGCAGCTGGGGAAGCCTCACAAAATCAGTAGCCAGGCCACCGTGGTAACCAAACCAGCTGCTACCGTATTCTCTGCAGCTTCCCACGTCAGCCACATG CCCTCTGACAGCCATGGTAAAACGGAAACCGTGTTAGAGGTAGGTGAGCTGGAAGGTGACACCTTGGACCCCCAAACAGGGTTGTTTTACCGTTCCAGCCAACCAACTACAGATCCCATAAAGCAAACCACCCACTCCGCAGCCGCTCAGCCACCTCCCTCAAGCCAGACAGAGGCCGAGCAGAGCCGCCACAGCTCCACCTACACTCAGCCGCCAATGCCTCCGCCACAACTGCATAGCAAACCTCAAATCAGCcagccttcctcttcctccactaTCTTCCCCTCTATTCTTCCTCAGACTAAGAAACTCCCAAAACTACAAGAGCAGAGTCAGCCCAAACCCCAAGCCTTAACCCAGAGCCCCAAAGACAGACCCGTGACTGCACCAGCCCAAGCTGGGGCAAAGATCACAGCCTCGGCCACACCAACCAAGCCCCTGTTGACACCGCAACTTCCGAAGCTCCAGCAAGCACCCACATCCCACCACAGACCCCTGCACACACCCATGTCCCACCCTCCTCCACTGCAGGCGCACCACCCTGTCAGCACTGAAAAGACTGCCTCCAGCCAG CCAATCATCACACAGAGCGCCACCGTCACCAAAATCACCTTTGGCAGCTCCCACCATTCATCGCCAGTCTTTAGCAGCGGTGAGGCAACTGCCAAACTGATTCCCGAGTCCAGCTCCAGGCCCTCAGGAGACAAGCCCTCGGTGTCAGACATCCTGAAGATTTCCATGATGGAGGCAGAGATCGATCCAAGCACAGAGCCCATGGTGGTGGATTCCTCCAGTGATTGTGGCCCTCTGGGAAAAGCCATGGAGGTCCAAGCCGTGTCAGGCACACTGGACTCTGGCCAGTTCATCAGCAGCTCTGGGGCTTCCATGCATCACCCCCTCACAAAACCCCAGCAGTTCAGCTGCATGCAAGGTCTCACAGCACAGAGGAGCAAAGAAGACCTGGAGATCATTGAG GTGATTCCTCAGTACTCCATCCTGCCAGACTCCAGCCAATCCAACGTGGTGGTGGAGCCCAGCGGCTTCCTGGAGATCACCAATTACACTAGCCAGCAGCTGGAGGAGGATAGCCCCATGGAGCAGGAGGTGGACAGCAGCAACGACGAGGCCACAGCAGCCAGTCCCCCTAACCAACCATAG